One window of the Populus nigra chromosome 4, ddPopNigr1.1, whole genome shotgun sequence genome contains the following:
- the LOC133691138 gene encoding uncharacterized protein LOC133691138 isoform X1 — MEVGGRAGPQTTTASSSSSSSAMLLYNLPLLSALLSFALAQFLKLFTTWFKEKRWDSKRMLDSGGMPSSHSATVTALAVAIGLQEGTGSPAFAIVVVLACVVMYDASGVRLHAGRQAELLNQIVCEFPPEHPLSSARPLRELLGHTHLQITNLLFWTGCSRSYPGIHCRLLDEKY, encoded by the exons ATGGAGGTTGGAGGAAGAGCTGGGCCTCAAACGACGACGgcgtcttcttcttcatcatcgtCCGCAATGCTATTGTACAAccttcctctcctctctgcCTTGCTCTCCTTCGCTCTCGCTCAATTCCTCAAGCTCTTCACCACCTG GTTTAAAGAAAAGAGATGGGATTCTAAAAGAATGCTTGATTCTGGTGGAATGCCATCTTCACATTCTGCAACTGTCACAGCTCTAGCAGTGGCTATAGGTTTGCAAGAAGGGACGGGATCGCCTGCTTTTGCCATTGTTGTTGTCTTGGCCTGTGTT GTGATGTATGATGCTTCAGGGGTCAGACTTCATGCTGGTCGGCAAGCTGAA TTGCTGAACCAAATTGTCTGTGAGTTTCCTCCAGAACACCCGTTATCCAGTGCTAGACCTCTGCGTGAATTACTTGGGCATACTCACCTTCAG ATAACCAACTTACTGTTCTGGACAGGTTGTAGCCGGAGCTATCCTGGGATTCATTGTAGGCTACTTGATGAGAAATACTAA
- the LOC133691138 gene encoding uncharacterized protein LOC133691138 isoform X2: MEVGGRAGPQTTTASSSSSSSAMLLYNLPLLSALLSFALAQFLKLFTTWFKEKRWDSKRMLDSGGMPSSHSATVTALAVAIGLQEGTGSPAFAIVVVLACVVMYDASGVRLHAGRQAELLNQIVCEFPPEHPLSSARPLRELLGHTHLQVVAGAILGFIVGYLMRNTN, from the exons ATGGAGGTTGGAGGAAGAGCTGGGCCTCAAACGACGACGgcgtcttcttcttcatcatcgtCCGCAATGCTATTGTACAAccttcctctcctctctgcCTTGCTCTCCTTCGCTCTCGCTCAATTCCTCAAGCTCTTCACCACCTG GTTTAAAGAAAAGAGATGGGATTCTAAAAGAATGCTTGATTCTGGTGGAATGCCATCTTCACATTCTGCAACTGTCACAGCTCTAGCAGTGGCTATAGGTTTGCAAGAAGGGACGGGATCGCCTGCTTTTGCCATTGTTGTTGTCTTGGCCTGTGTT GTGATGTATGATGCTTCAGGGGTCAGACTTCATGCTGGTCGGCAAGCTGAA TTGCTGAACCAAATTGTCTGTGAGTTTCCTCCAGAACACCCGTTATCCAGTGCTAGACCTCTGCGTGAATTACTTGGGCATACTCACCTTCAG GTTGTAGCCGGAGCTATCCTGGGATTCATTGTAGGCTACTTGATGAGAAATACTAATTAG
- the LOC133691138 gene encoding uncharacterized protein LOC133691138 isoform X3: MLRFKEKRWDSKRMLDSGGMPSSHSATVTALAVAIGLQEGTGSPAFAIVVVLACVVMYDASGVRLHAGRQAELLNQIVCEFPPEHPLSSARPLRELLGHTHLQVVAGAILGFIVGYLMRNTN; encoded by the exons ATGCTCAGGTTTAAAGAAAAGAGATGGGATTCTAAAAGAATGCTTGATTCTGGTGGAATGCCATCTTCACATTCTGCAACTGTCACAGCTCTAGCAGTGGCTATAGGTTTGCAAGAAGGGACGGGATCGCCTGCTTTTGCCATTGTTGTTGTCTTGGCCTGTGTT GTGATGTATGATGCTTCAGGGGTCAGACTTCATGCTGGTCGGCAAGCTGAA TTGCTGAACCAAATTGTCTGTGAGTTTCCTCCAGAACACCCGTTATCCAGTGCTAGACCTCTGCGTGAATTACTTGGGCATACTCACCTTCAG GTTGTAGCCGGAGCTATCCTGGGATTCATTGTAGGCTACTTGATGAGAAATACTAATTAG
- the LOC133692483 gene encoding uncharacterized protein LOC133692483 isoform X2, whose amino-acid sequence MATKQQQAAAVKVGLGLMAVCIAGYILGPPLYWHLKEGFVAVARSSPICSPCDCDCSSQPLLSIPQGLSNASSFTDCAKHDPEVNEDTEKNFAELLKEELQLREIEALENQRRADIALLEAKKIASQYQKEADKCNSGMETCEGAREKAEATLAAQKKLTSIWELRARQRGWKDGAAKSHT is encoded by the exons ATGGCAACGAAGCAGCAGCAAGCGGCAGCGGTGAAGGTGGGGTTGGGGTTAATGGCGGTGTGTATAGCAGGATACATTCTGGGGCCGCCTCTTTACTGGCACTTGAAAGAAGGGTTTGTTGCTGTTGCTCGATCTTCTCCAATTTGCTCTCCTTGTGACTGTGATTGCTCTTCTCAGCCTCTCCTCTCCATTCCTCAAG GATTGAGCAATGCATCATCCTTCACAG ATTGTGCGAAGCATGACCCAGAGGTGAATGAAGATACTGAGAAGAATTTTGCAGAGCTACTGAAAGAGGAATTGCAGCTGCGGGAAATTGAAGCACTAGAGAATCAGCGGCGGGCTGATATAGCTCTGCTTGAGGCTAAGAAGATTGCATCCCAGTATCAGAAGGAAGCTGACAAATGCAATTCAGGGATGGAAACCTGTGAAGGAGCAAGGGAGAAAGCAGAAGCCACATTAGCAGCACAAAAGAAATTGACATCAATCTGGGAGCTAAGGGCGCGTCAAAGAGGATGGAAAGATGGGGCTGCCAAGTCCCATAC CTAA
- the LOC133692483 gene encoding uncharacterized protein LOC133692483 isoform X1 — MATKQQQAAAVKVGLGLMAVCIAGYILGPPLYWHLKEGFVAVARSSPICSPCDCDCSSQPLLSIPQGLSNASSFTDCAKHDPEVNEDTEKNFAELLKEELQLREIEALENQRRADIALLEAKKIASQYQKEADKCNSGMETCEGAREKAEATLAAQKKLTSIWELRARQRGWKDGAAKSHT, encoded by the exons ATGGCAACGAAGCAGCAGCAAGCGGCAGCGGTGAAGGTGGGGTTGGGGTTAATGGCGGTGTGTATAGCAGGATACATTCTGGGGCCGCCTCTTTACTGGCACTTGAAAGAAGGGTTTGTTGCTGTTGCTCGATCTTCTCCAATTTGCTCTCCTTGTGACTGTGATTGCTCTTCTCAGCCTCTCCTCTCCATTCCTCAAG GATTGAGCAATGCATCATCCTTCACAG ATTGTGCGAAGCATGACCCAGAGGTGAATGAAGATACTGAGAAGAATTTTGCAGAGCTACTGAAAGAGGAATTGCAGCTGCGGGAAATTGAAGCACTAGAGAATCAGCGGCGGGCTGATATAGCTCTGCTTGAGGCTAAGAAGATTGCATCCCAGTATCAGAAGGAAGCTGACAAATGCAATTCAGGGATGGAAACCTGTGAAGGAGCAAGGGAGAAAGCAGAAGCCACATTAGCAGCACAAAAGAAATTGACATCAATCTGGGAGCTAAGGGCGCGTCAAAGAGGATGGAAAGATGGGGCTGCCAAGTCCCATACCTAA